Genomic window (Desulfobaccales bacterium):
AAAAATAATACATTGTTATATTTTGTCAAGGAAAAAATTGTAAAAATCTGGCAACCCCTTGAAATCCTCGCGTCCAATTCGTCCATATAAAATTATTTTATTGAATTCAACAGGTTATAAAGGACTAACGCCAGGGATGGGACGCGTTCCTCATCGTCCCGGCGATCGGTAAAATAGGTTTCCTCCCTTCGCAATTCCTGACAACCTCAGGAACCTCGATAAGTTAATTAATATCTTTATGGGTTAAGTTTTGATCCACTACGCAACGACGCTGAAAACCTCTGAAATCCATGGCATGGAAACCCGCATCTGCTCTCCCATTAAGAGGTGTTTACCTTGCTGAAAGAGATTCCCCCAGTGGGGTTATTCCCTTTCCTCGACTTTCCAGACTTTATATCAATACGAACATTGCAGGCTAACAGAAAAGGGAGAAGCCCCCAAAACAGGGTTGCGGCATGGGCCAGGGAAGGGTCGATAGATTATTTTTGCCCACTACCCTTGCAGCTCCTTAACTGTAATTTAAGTAGAGCTTATGACCTTACGGAAAAGGGCTTTGTGGTGGGGGCTTGTGAACCGACGAATCCGGACGGCCGCGGTGATGTGGTTTCGGCCGCCAGAGGCAGGGAGGCGGTTTGTAGACAGTCCCCTGAAGTGAGGCGCACCCAGCGATGTGAAGACAGGCTCAATTGCAAAACCGGGGATGGGACTCCCTCCCCCCCCTGGTTAAATATGGTGGGCAGGGAAATTTCTAATAATTTATCAATGGATATGGAAAAAGTTTTAAAACGGAGGCCCGATGGGACTTTCCCACCTGGCCTCTTGAAAGCGGTATGAAGAAGAAACTTCAGCGGAAAATAATAAATTATAGCTTAAACAATATATCTTCTATGCTTTTTAAGATAGATGATAAATTATAATTTAAGACTAAAATAAAATGGCTAATATAGTCGGGAACTTTTCTAAGGCCATTTTTTTAAACTAATATTATCTTACCTTTATGGAATCAGTATATTAAAGCAAATCAATTTATTTTAAATAAATTTAAAGATTAGTAATTCAATTTAGTAATATATTTTTAAATTATAATAATAATTTATTTTTTAAAAGATATTATTATTTAAATGCATTTCTTTTTTAAATTTTGTTCGCCCAAGATTAAATGTAAACGTTAATATAATGTTGTTTATTTTCATGTCGTTATGTTTGCCAATTATATTTTGGGTGGACACTATTGGATTCATTTTACTGAGCGCCTGTCAAATGTAGTCTTCATCAATCTTTTTATAAATTGGCATCGAATAATCACCCTATATATCCAAAAGCCATTAGCCTTTCACGTGCAACTTCACGTTCATGGTCTGAAAAAAGGGGGTTCCATTTTTCGTTTAGGATTAAAGCTTCTACAGTCAGATCGAGCCTACCGCGTTCCCAGAGTGCAATGTATCCCTCGGAAATACTAGAAGAAAGGAGCTTTTTTGCGGTTTTTACTCCCCCATAACTTTGGAGCATCTGTAAAAATCTGGTCGCATTATAACCAGTCTCCACTAATGCACGACGGTAAATTTTTAACATTTCCCGATATAATTCTCGTTCAAGTTCATTCATATCCATTAAGTGACCCAATTCTACTTGTTTAAATGATATATGGTGCATTTTTTGTTAATGATTTCACTTGCTGACTTCCACACGCAAAATCCAAATGACTTCATAAAATTATGGCGCCAAGATCGACTGAATAAGAATATATTAAAGTATAAATATTATTTGCTAATTCACCAGCATGCTAAAAACCAATTTATTTATTTTTATTAAAATCATATATTGTTAGCCTTTATATATAATATTAATAATAACGCTTTTATAAATAATAAAATTGCTGTTCGAGGTTTCTAATGTTGGGTGAAAACGCTAAAACATCCAGAAATAATAGATAAAGCACTCATAGAGATAATGATGAAAGCATAGAAAAAAATATTTTAAAGAATCGGAATTGAATATTTTGCCGCTAATATTTTCATAAAAATGAACCTATATCTGCATTAATGAGTGAGATATAATTTATTGTGGATACGATATTTTATTAATTTTTTATGATAAAAACAAAATGTAAATTATTTAATTGATTACAACATTATTTTATCAAAAATAAGTATATTTTTCAATCCCCTTCTAACTTATCATATTAATTCATAAATTCTGATTTCTTAATTATTTAAGATGGTTATATTTTAAGATAACCCTAAATTGAAATAAGACAGCAATTAAAAGAAGCAGTCGACCTCGTCCTTGATTGTGGTTATTGCTATGGCTGAAATGTGATTGACCTAAAGTTGAGTCTTACTTAATTATAATAATATAAGTTTTTTTGATGTATTTTAAAATAAATTATTTATCCTTACGCATTAAATTGCATTATGCACAAACCATTTTACTTCATATTTGTCATTTTTTATTATAGTCTGTGTCAAAAGTTTTGAGTTGTATATAAGATTTATTACCCCGCACATCTCCTTTACCGAGGCCGTGGCTTCGACATATAGAAGGAGGGGTTGTTAGGGGCGGGGGAGGAGCCTCCACACTTCCGATTCTCCCTTCAAATTCGGGAGAGTCCCCGGAGAAAATCACTTTCCAAACCGCCTGGCGGAGCATCCGCTGCCCCTTGACAAATCATCGATTCGACGGTTTCCGGGGGCAGGGTTTCATGAATCAAGATGCTATTTTATAATTTACATAATAACAGTAGATGCTATATTATGGACATTAATGGCCGAAAGGGAATACAGCATCGGGGAGCTGGCGGCGCAGGCCAAGGTGAGCCGGCGCACGGTGAGGTTCTATGTGGTCCTGGGGCTCATCTCGCCGCCCACTGGGCGGGGCCGAGGCCGCCATTACACCGACCGGCACCTGGAGGAGATCCTGGCCACCCGCACCCTACAGGATAGGGGGTTATCGTTGGCGGAGATTCAGGCCCGGAAGGGGTCCGAGGGCTTGACGGCCCTCTTGGCCGCCACCGGCCCGCCGGTGTTATGCCCCGAGCTTTACACCAAAATCGAGCTCTCCCCCGGGGTGTGGCTGGAGTTCCGCCATGAGGCCGCGGCCTTAACACCGGGGGAAATCATGGAGCTTGCCCGCCGTTGCCGGGAGATCATCACCAGCCAGGGGAGGAAATAGCCGATGGGAGAGATGGCTGCTGCCGGTTTGCCACCGCCGCCGGGGAACCGGTCCCGCTTAGGGGGGTCGCCATCCATGTGGCCGGACGGGGGGCCCGCCGCCCGGGTCAGCGTGGCGCAGAGCTACGTGAACGAGGAGGCCCAGGCCGTGGAGGTGGTTTATACCTTCCCGCTGCCGGAGGAGGCGGTGGTGGCCGGTTTTCAAGGGTCACCGACGGGCAGGTGGGAAACGAGGCGGAGAGCCTGGCCCTGGCGCAGCATCATTTGGGGCAGGCGGCCATCTACCCCGTGGGCCTGGGCCGGAGCCCCAACGCTTATTTCATCCGCTCCCTGGCCAGGCTTTCCGGCGGCGTGGCCACCCTGGTGCATCCCCGGGATCGCCTGGAGCCGGTGATGGTGCGCCTGATAGAAAAGATCGCCACCCCACCCTTCCATCCCGTGGAGGTGGACTGGGACGGTCTGACCCCGTAGCTTGAGGCCCCCCAGCCCCTGCCGCCCCTTCACCAAGGGGAGCTACCTCCTGGTCCTGGCGCGCTTTGCCGGCGCCGCCCCCGGGCGGGTCACGGTCCGGGGGGAAACCATACCTGGAAGCTAGTGCCAGCCGCCGCCGGGGAGGCCATCCGGGAGCTGGAGGACCGCCTCCTGGGCAGCTGGGGGTCGCCTCCCTAAGAGGAGCGGGAGCTCAAGGCGCAAGTCTTCTATTTGTCCCGGCGCTATTGCCTCCTCTCTTCCCTCACCAACTTACTGGTGGTGGCGGAGCGCCCCGGCGAGAAGGCGGGCGACATCGTCATGAGGCGCATCCCGGTGGCCCTGACCCAGGGCTGGGGCGGCATAGAGGCAAGTGTTCTTTATTCCAGGAATATCACGTCCTTCAGCACAGCCAAGAGAAGCAGAAGCATTGCCCCGTCGATTTACATGCTCAAATCGACTCAATCGGCGGCCTGGAACTCTTTAGAATACAATACTACTCCCCCACCGGACCGGGAGGAACAGGACTTGCGACGCCTCATCCAGGCGTCCGGTGTCTGGGAGTTGACCCCTTGGCTTGCCAAACAGGCGAGGATTAGCTTAAATAGATTGAGGAAACTGGCCCGCCAGCTTTCACTGCCCCGGGCAAAGGCGTAGCAGCTGCTGGCCACCCTCCTGGCTTGGTATCTTCTGCACACCCGCTTTCAGAAGTGGGAGGCGGAGTGGGCCCTGATGGCGGCCAAGGCGGAACGTTGGCTTCAGGCCCATTATCTCACGTTGCCGCCTCCGGGCCCTGTTGTGCTCCCCTGGCTGACGCAGGCCATGGCAGGCTCTCATCAAACCTCGGCGGAGGGATTCGACATGGAGGACGACAAGCACGGGAAACGCCCCTTGGGAGGACATTTGAGAAGCTAGTAGAATGAAAATCAAAGTAACTTAAACTTTTAAATTTTTTATCTTGAATAAAGAGATTGTACCTTTCAAGTGCGATAACTAGTTTCTCTACCGGGGCCCCGTAAACATAAATACCAAGCCCATTGCAATCCATAGATTCTCGGCCGTTAATTTTTTTAGCCTGGTTTTTGGCAGCAGGTATGGCATAGCTGGGTTCCTCGTAGGATATGGGCCTCCCCACTGTTATAGGCAACGAAGATCATTTTGACCTTGCTGAATTTTTTGTTTAATTAATCTTTTTGGAGACTTTAATGCTATTACTGTAGCTATTATAGAATTCCAAGGCTATTAGGCTTTAAATATTATTTTATTTTAAGCCAACATTCAAATAGGTGCTTTTTTAAACAGAATAACTCACTAACAATAATCTTTTTATTCCATTTGTTATTTACTTTATGATTGTTGGGTTCAATCGATAAACAGCATTTTTATTATATATATCTATAATGAAATATAAACATAATAATTATACAACACGACTACAAAAATGTGGAGCGCTATTAGCTGATATGCGTCTTCTTGTTCGTCATTGGAGCGATAAACTTAATTATGATAAGCAAATTCATGATTTTATCATTGAGAACATTTTAGGAAAAAAAACTAGGTCTCGAACAATTGACATATTACAAAGAGCTTTCTTCCAAAGATTTATAAAAGGGAATCCTCCCGAGTCGTGGAAAATTTTGCGACCATTAGAAGACCGTGATGTAAGTATAGATATCGTAAGTCCTATTTATTTCTGGATAACAAGTAGGTCTGAAAATTTAATATACGATTTTGTTACAGAGTTTCTTTATCATCGAATTAAAAGCCCCGATTTTTTGATTAGGACAGATGAAACTATACAGTGGCTAAGAAAGCAGCTGGCTGATAGGGGACAAATTTGGTCTGAAGCCGTCACCCTTCGGGTAGCCCGAGGTCTTTTGGCCGCTCTCCGTGATTTTGGAATTCTTCAGGGAAAATTAATAAAAAAAATCACTCCAATTTATTTGCCTTGTGAATCTTTTGCATATTTAGCTTTTGCTTTATTTTCTTTAAGAAACACGGGCAAGCGTCTTGTCATCCATCCCGATTGGCGACTTTTTTTCCTAAGCTCTTCAGGAGTCGAACATCTTTTTCTTGAGGCGCACCAAAATGGTTTCCTTCGGTATGCCGCAGCTGGGGAGATTCACTGCATAGAATTCCCGACGCAATCATTTGAGGGAATGGCCGATGTCATCCTTGGCAGAAGAGTTTAACGTCCTCGAGAATGATCTCATAAGCCAGCCCATGCGAATCAGCGCTTATCATGATCTTCCCTTTGCCATATTCCGCTATGACCCTAAAGATGAATTTAAGTGTCGCAAGCATATCAGGCTCCTATCCCTTTCTCTTGAAGCTAAACTTAATAAGAAAGTGACTTTAATATCCTTAGGGAAAATCCTCTGGAAGATTGTCGACGAGACTGAAGGCATGGATGCAATTATCAATACTGAAAAACAATTAGGTTTTACACGTGCCCAACAGACAGTAAATAGCCTTTTATTAGATCAGGATTTCCTCCCCTTAACTGATATTCTGGAATATCGCCTAAATAAATTAAATCCTGCCATTGATATCGTTTTTTTAGTGAGAGTCGGGGGCATTTCCCCAGCCATATATCGATGCTCTGCTTTATTAGATCAATTGCATGGCCGGGTTTTAGTGCCCATCATCCTTTTTTATCCAGGTTCCATCGAAGGCCAGACTTCACTTCGCTTTATGAACCTGCCTAATCGGAATAATGTGGGCTCTTACAATTACCGGGTAAAGATTTATGGAGGTAAATCATGACAATACGGGAACTCTTTGCAAAACCGATTGATCGCAAAATAGAAGAAGTTATCAAGGTTGAACAACATAATGAAGAAACTGTTTTAAATGAATTAAAAGAATATATTGTTACTCATTCAATCAAAGAACATTTTATTCATATTTTTGATGAGATTATTGAAGGTCATCTAAGCCCCAGGGAAGGCATCGGTATTTGGGTTTCTGGGTTCTTTGGTTCAGGAAAATCATCTTTTGCCAAAATATTAGGGTATACAACCGCAGCTATACCTGTCTACCAAAAGCCTGCCAGCGAAATATTTAAAGAACATGTCAAAGATGAAAAAATTAGCGGGCGGTTGGATGTTATCACCAGAAGCATACCAATGGACGCAGTCATCTTTGATTTGTCCATGGACCGCGGTGTGCGAACCGCCTCAGAACGCATTACTGAAATCATGTATAAGGCCCTTTTAAGAAAACTGGATTATGCCGAAGATTTTGATTTGGCGGAACTAGAGATTACCCTCGAACAAGATGGCTTATTAGAGACCTTCGTTAACCGCTTTGAGGAAATACACGGTAAGTCATGGAAGACCAGGCGCAAGCTGGGCTTGGCTATCAATGAAGCCAGCGTTGTTTTACATCAATTAGACCCAAAGACTTATCCACAAGCAGATTCTTATGCCCGCTCTATAGGCACAGGTAGAGCCGACATTACCGCCAATAAATTGGCGGAGAGGGCCTTCGAATTGGCAGAGCGCAGGCGCCCTGGCAAGGCCCTCATTTTTATTATCGACGAAGTCGGGCAATATGTCTCCCGCAGTGTCGAAAAAATGTTGGACCTCCAAGGTTTGGTGCAGGCATTTGGCATGGAAGGGAAAAATCGGGTGCAACAGAGGAAAGCCGTCTCTCCTTTCTGGATCGTTGTTACCTCTCAGGAGAAACTTAATGAGATTGTTGACGCCCTGGATTCCAAGAGAATCGAACTGGCCAGATTACAAGACCGCTTCCGTATTACCATTGATATAAAACAATCAGATATTCCTGAAATTACTGGTGAACGCATTTTAAAGAAGAACCCTATTGGTTACCAAAAACTGTCCGAACTTTTTGAGGCCAACCAGGGGCGGCTTAATACTTTCTGCAAACTGGAGCGCACTAGCCGGAAAACCTCAATCGATAAGGATGAATTCATCAGACTCTACCCCTACCTGCCTTATCAAATTGATCTCTGCATTGACATAGTAGCTGGGTTGCGACTCAAGAGGGGAGCATATCGTCATATCGGAGGTAGCAACCGCACCATCATCAAGCAGGCCCAGGAGATGATGATAAATCCCCGCACTATGTTGGCTGATGCCCCCATCGGCACGCTGGTCACTTTAGATAAAGTTTACGAACTCTTATACCTGGGGAATCTTCTACCAACTGAAACCACCCGGGAAGTTGACGAAGTGCCTAAACTCCTCCCTGGCAATGATATGGCATTGAAAGTAGCCAAAGCCATCGCCTTGCTCGAGACAGTCAAAGACCTTCCTAAAACCGTGCATAACCTGGCAGTAGTGCTTCATCCCTCGGTGACCTCTGACTCCGTCAAATCAGAAGTGGAAAATGCAATAAAGGCTTTGGAAAAGGCCCAGGTTATTCGCGACTCTGAGGAAGGTTATAAGTTGCTTACTGTTCAGGAAAAAAATTGGGATACCAAAAGAAGAGGATTGGAACCCAAGCCTGCGGACCGTAAGCGCCTTTTGAAAGAAATTGTAAAGGAAATTTTCAGCGATCCCAAGATCCGAACCTATAGGTATAAAAACCTCAAATTATTTAAACTGTCTCTTTCGGTGGAAGGCGACATTGTAGATGCCGAAGGTCAAGTTCCCCTCCAAATATTGATAGCGGAGGAACCGGAAAACCTGGACGTTCGGATAAACGAAGGGCGGGAGGCCAGCATCGAAAAGACTGGTGAAATTTATTGGATAATCACTATTGGCGAGGATATCCATGAAAATATAACGGAACTCTTTAGATCGAGCGAAATGATCGGAGAGTATGAACGCCTTGCTGCCCAAGGAAAACTTACTCCCGAAGAAATATCTTGTTTAGTGGAGGAAAAAAATCGTCGGGAACGTTATCAGCGAGAGCTACGCACAGCATTGAGTCAGGCCTTGCAATCCGGGAGCGGGTTTTTCCGTGGAGTTCAACGGGATGGCTCATCCCTAGGCCAATCCATCTCGGAAGTCTTCGGTCAGCTGATGGATTGGACTATACCCGCTCTCTACCCCAAGTTGGAAATGGGGGTTCGCCATCTAAAGGGAGATGAGGCGGAAAAGTTCCTCACAGCCGCCAACCTGAATGCTCTTCCACCCGTCTTTTACGATGGGAATCAGGGATTGAACCTGGTAACTAAAGAGGGTGCCAAGTTTGTCCCCAATCTCTCTGCCGAGATCTGCAAGGAAGTGCTTGCCTATTTAGTCCGAGAACATAAATATGGCAACAAGATAACCGGCAAGACGCTAGAAACTCATTTTCAAGGACCCGGCTATGGCTGGGACTTGGATGTGATCCAATTGGTTATGGCAGTACTCCTCCGGGGAGGTGCGGTGGAGGTAACCTACCAAGGACGTAGATATAGCAACTACTTAGACCATTCGGCTCGGTTACCCTTCACCACAAAACCCGCCTTTCGTTCTGCCTCTTTTGCCCCCCGGGAGCCCCTTGATCTTCGAACCTTGGCCGAGGCCGCTCGGCAGTACGAAGAAATCACCGGCAAGGAAGTAGATGTGGAAGAAGGTGCCATAGCCCAGGCCTTCAAAAAACTAGCCGCAGAAGACCGGGAGCAATTATTGCCCCTGGTAGCTCGCATGCATGCCTTAAAACTGCCAGGTCTGGAATTCATGGAGACCTACCTCCAGAATGTTGAAGGCATCCTGGAGATGCCCGCCGACACCTGCGTAAAGACCTTGGCCGCCGAGGGCAAAAGTTACCGGGAAGCCCGTTGCCGGAGCGGGCGCTTGGCCGAGGCTACCTCCGAAAAGAATCTTGAAATTATTAAGAATGCCCGTGAGCTCCAGATCATGTTCACCCGCTCGCCTGGGTTATTGGATAAGCTCCAAACTGATGGGAATATTAAATTAAAATTCCAGGAACTCGTTGACATCCTTAATTCTGAGACCTTTTATGAATCCTTAGAAGCTTTGCGTCTGGCTTCGGCCTATATTACCAAGGCTTACGGCGATCTTTACCGGGAAACTCATGTACGTCGTGCTGAGGTATATGGCCAAGCCTTAGAAAGTGTCAAAGGTATGCCGGAATGGGCGGCTATCTCGGCAGACCCCTCCATCAGCGAGACAGAGCGCCAGGCTGTGCTCTTACCCCTGACTCAACGCGCAGAGCATGACCTGGATTTCCCCGAGGGAGCTGAGACTTGCGGAGCCTGTGGAGCTACCATCTCCCAGATGGAGACCGACATCAGCGTCGTGGAGGCTATCAAGGACGGCGTCGTTAAACGGGTTTTAGAATTGTTCGCTCCGGAAGAGAAAATCGAGCGGGTTCGGGTCTCCACTTTGTTTTCCGGGAAGCTGGAAACTCTAAATGACGTGAACACGGTTATCGAACAATTAAGAGACTACCTTGAAAAACTGGTCTCCCAGGGCGTCAAGGTGCTATTGGAGTAAGCCATGCACGCCCTTACCCTTTTCAACCAGAATTTTGCGGTGGCCGAGAGCCTCTTGGAGCTCTATCATCTATTCCATGGACTGCAGAGGAAGGACTTGCATGAGGATCTGCGGCTGGCCATCTGCTCTTTTTGGGGTGCCCCCGAGAATACCGCCATCCGTCCGCACGTGAACGACCGGGTGCTGCTTTTGGCCAGGGCTGTCACTGCCGTCCCGGAATCACTTACCCTGGAAGGTGCCTTGACTTTCTCTTGCGGCAGACGGTAGTAGTGGCCTGTACCGCCCTGGAGGCCTTCTTTTGGGATGTGCTGCGGGAAAATGTTCTCACCGTGGTCAAGGCCAGGCGGACCGGCGCGGATGAATCACTGCGCAACCTGACCTTTACCCTCGGCGACTACATTTCCATTCAGCAATATGACGATCCGGATCTGAGGCTCAAGCAGATCATCCTGAAAAATTTCGAGCGAGGCACACTCTATGATGTCAATTCCATCGATAAAGTAGTCCAGACCCTGACCGTGAGAAATTTTTGGGAACAGATTGAAAAAAACACCAAGACTCCCGCTGGCGAATCGCGCCGCTACATCGAGGACCTTATTTGGCGCCGGAATCAAATCGCTCACCGCGCCGACCGGCCTGACGAAGGTGAGGAAGCCGATCCTTTAGGGCTCCGCGCCATTTCTTTTGCCTGGACCAATCAGCGGGTGCAGACGTCCAGGACCCTGGTGACCGCCAGTGCCAACCTGTTTCGCCGGGTCATCAAACGCCTGGAAGACGATATCCGGGTGGCGGAAGAGCAGGCCGAGGCCCGGCGGCTGGCCAAGTTGGGCTGAGTTTAGCATCATCGCCTCCATGCAACTTTAGGCACGCTTAAGGACTTAGAAGGAAATATCAATGCGGGCGGAAACCATCAGCAAGGTGCATGATTTCACCCTGGAAGCCAGGGCGCTGCTGCAAAAAGAGGTGGAAGAGCAACTGGAGGGCATATACGGCTTGCTGCCCAACGGCCGCTGGGAGCCGGCGGACCGATACCCCGCGCTCCAGCAGATAGAGGAGGCGAAGGTTACCCGGAGCCGGCTGGAGCACTTTCTCCGGGATGAGCAGGCCGCAGGGGTGCAACCCGCCGACGCCCGGGACAAGCTGGTGCGGGAAGCTGCCTTCACCTGGCTTAACCGTCTGGTGGCCTTCAAGATGATGGAGGCCCGGGGGCTGATCCGGCAGAGCGTATCTAAAGGCCCTCAGTCCAATATGTTCAAATTCTGGCTGACGGAGCCGGGGAACGAGACCCATTACGAAAAGTATGAAAAAGGGGATTTGCCCCAGAACCCTCGGGGGGAAGGCCCACGGCAGGAGGCCTACCGCCATTTTCTCCTCTGGCAGTGCGGCCAATTGGCCCGGGAGATCCGGGTCCTTTTTGATCCCGACGACTTGGCCAGCCGCCTCTGCCCCCGCCCCCGGGCCCTCGCCCAGCTCATTGAATGGATGAATGCCCCGGACCTGGAGGAGGCCTGGGCCCCGGGCAATGAAGAGACCATCGGATGGGTTTATCAATATTTCCATGAAAAGGAGAAAAAGGAGGTTTTTGAGCGGTTATACCGGGAGAAAAAGAAAATACGCAAAGAAGATATTCCTGCGGCCACGGAACTGTTTACGCCACGGTGGATCGTCACCTGGCTGGTGCATAACAGCCTGGGCCGCTATTGGCTGCAGATGCATCCTGACAGCACCCTGGCTGATCGCCTTGAGTATCTGGTCCCCTTAGCGGGCGATGTACCCCCGGTTCCATTGAAGAAAGTCCGTGAAATCAAAATGCTGGACCCAGCCTGCGGCACCATGCATTTCGGGCTAGTAGCCTTTGACCTGTTTGCGGAGATGTACCGGGAGGAACTGGCCAAGGCAGGAACCCCCGGGTGGCCGGCTGAGCCCTCCGTGTCCCGGGAAGAGGAAATCCCTGCCGCCATTATTGGCCATAATCTTTATGGGTTGGATATAGACTTGCGTGCTGTGCAGCTTGCGGCCCTGGCCCTGTATCTCAAAGCCAAATCCCTCAACAGGGATGCCCAGATCAGGGAATCCCACCTGGCCTGCGCCTCGGTGCTCCCCTTTGACAAGGCGAAATTCTCTCATTTTCTGGAAGACCTGAGAGCAAAGAATGCCATTTACGCCCGCATTTTTGAGGGCATGTGGGAACATTTGCGGGACCTGGAGCAGGCGGGGAGTTTGAAACGGCTGGAGGTCCGGCTGCGCGGTCTGATTGCCGAGGAAAGAAAGAAGCTGGGGAACCAGCTGCCCCTGCTTTTGGGAGTGTCCCCCCAAGAATGGGAGGCCAACGGTGGCCGGCTGGAATTCTGGGACGCCGTGGAGAAACAGCTCATAGGGGTTCTGCATGATTTTTATCAGGCGCAAAAAAACCAAGGGCA
Coding sequences:
- a CDS encoding BREX protein BrxB domain-containing protein, which translates into the protein MRISAYHDLPFAIFRYDPKDEFKCRKHIRLLSLSLEAKLNKKVTLISLGKILWKIVDETEGMDAIINTEKQLGFTRAQQTVNSLLLDQDFLPLTDILEYRLNKLNPAIDIVFLVRVGGISPAIYRCSALLDQLHGRVLVPIILFYPGSIEGQTSLRFMNLPNRNNVGSYNYRVKIYGGKS
- the brxC gene encoding BREX system P-loop protein BrxC, with the translated sequence MTIRELFAKPIDRKIEEVIKVEQHNEETVLNELKEYIVTHSIKEHFIHIFDEIIEGHLSPREGIGIWVSGFFGSGKSSFAKILGYTTAAIPVYQKPASEIFKEHVKDEKISGRLDVITRSIPMDAVIFDLSMDRGVRTASERITEIMYKALLRKLDYAEDFDLAELEITLEQDGLLETFVNRFEEIHGKSWKTRRKLGLAINEASVVLHQLDPKTYPQADSYARSIGTGRADITANKLAERAFELAERRRPGKALIFIIDEVGQYVSRSVEKMLDLQGLVQAFGMEGKNRVQQRKAVSPFWIVVTSQEKLNEIVDALDSKRIELARLQDRFRITIDIKQSDIPEITGERILKKNPIGYQKLSELFEANQGRLNTFCKLERTSRKTSIDKDEFIRLYPYLPYQIDLCIDIVAGLRLKRGAYRHIGGSNRTIIKQAQEMMINPRTMLADAPIGTLVTLDKVYELLYLGNLLPTETTREVDEVPKLLPGNDMALKVAKAIALLETVKDLPKTVHNLAVVLHPSVTSDSVKSEVENAIKALEKAQVIRDSEEGYKLLTVQEKNWDTKRRGLEPKPADRKRLLKEIVKEIFSDPKIRTYRYKNLKLFKLSLSVEGDIVDAEGQVPLQILIAEEPENLDVRINEGREASIEKTGEIYWIITIGEDIHENITELFRSSEMIGEYERLAAQGKLTPEEISCLVEEKNRRERYQRELRTALSQALQSGSGFFRGVQRDGSSLGQSISEVFGQLMDWTIPALYPKLEMGVRHLKGDEAEKFLTAANLNALPPVFYDGNQGLNLVTKEGAKFVPNLSAEICKEVLAYLVREHKYGNKITGKTLETHFQGPGYGWDLDVIQLVMAVLLRGGAVEVTYQGRRYSNYLDHSARLPFTTKPAFRSASFAPREPLDLRTLAEAARQYEEITGKEVDVEEGAIAQAFKKLAAEDREQLLPLVARMHALKLPGLEFMETYLQNVEGILEMPADTCVKTLAAEGKSYREARCRSGRLAEATSEKNLEIIKNARELQIMFTRSPGLLDKLQTDGNIKLKFQELVDILNSETFYESLEALRLASAYITKAYGDLYRETHVRRAEVYGQALESVKGMPEWAAISADPSISETERQAVLLPLTQRAEHDLDFPEGAETCGACGATISQMETDISVVEAIKDGVVKRVLELFAPEEKIERVRVSTLFSGKLETLNDVNTVIEQLRDYLEKLVSQGVKVLLE
- a CDS encoding HEPN domain-containing protein: MACTALEAFFWDVLRENVLTVVKARRTGADESLRNLTFTLGDYISIQQYDDPDLRLKQIILKNFERGTLYDVNSIDKVVQTLTVRNFWEQIEKNTKTPAGESRRYIEDLIWRRNQIAHRADRPDEGEEADPLGLRAISFAWTNQRVQTSRTLVTASANLFRRVIKRLEDDIRVAEEQAEARRLAKLG
- a CDS encoding MerR family transcriptional regulator, with product MAEREYSIGELAAQAKVSRRTVRFYVVLGLISPPTGRGRGRHYTDRHLEEILATRTLQDRGLSLAEIQARKGSEGLTALLAATGPPVLCPELYTKIELSPGVWLEFRHEAAALTPGEIMELARRCREIITSQGRK
- a CDS encoding BrxA family protein, whose amino-acid sequence is MKYKHNNYTTRLQKCGALLADMRLLVRHWSDKLNYDKQIHDFIIENILGKKTRSRTIDILQRAFFQRFIKGNPPESWKILRPLEDRDVSIDIVSPIYFWITSRSENLIYDFVTEFLYHRIKSPDFLIRTDETIQWLRKQLADRGQIWSEAVTLRVARGLLAALRDFGILQGKLIKKITPIYLPCESFAYLAFALFSLRNTGKRLVIHPDWRLFFLSSSGVEHLFLEAHQNGFLRYAAAGEIHCIEFPTQSFEGMADVILGRRV